A DNA window from Aureibaculum sp. 2308TA14-22 contains the following coding sequences:
- the galE gene encoding UDP-glucose 4-epimerase GalE, translating to MSKILVTGGLGYIGSHTVVELQNEGFEVVIIDDLSNTTIEVLDKITSITGKKPLFEKLDLKDKASIQQFFAKHENIRGVIHFAASKAVGESVEEPLKYYHNNISTLIYLLEEMTVHKVNNFIFSSSCTVYGQADVMPITESAPFKTAESPYGNTKQIGEEIISDSSKVSDLKAIALRYFNPIGAHETAKIGELPIGVPQNLIPYVTQTAAGIRQELSVFGGDYPTPDGTAVRDYIHVVDLAKAHTVAMKRLLNEDNKSSFEVFNIGTGKGSTVLEVIQAFEKVSNQKLKYKIVDRREGDITEAYADTTFAQNELKWKAELSLEDALASAWKWQQTLK from the coding sequence ATGAGTAAAATTTTAGTTACAGGAGGTTTAGGTTATATAGGATCACACACGGTTGTAGAACTTCAAAATGAAGGTTTTGAAGTGGTCATTATTGATGACCTTTCTAACACTACCATTGAGGTTTTAGATAAAATAACTTCAATAACTGGAAAAAAACCTTTGTTTGAAAAGTTAGACTTGAAAGACAAGGCCTCAATTCAACAATTTTTTGCGAAACATGAGAATATTAGAGGAGTTATACATTTTGCAGCTTCTAAAGCAGTTGGGGAAAGTGTTGAAGAGCCTTTAAAGTATTATCACAATAATATTTCTACACTTATTTATTTATTGGAAGAAATGACTGTCCACAAGGTTAATAACTTTATTTTCAGTTCTTCTTGCACTGTTTACGGTCAAGCGGATGTTATGCCGATTACAGAAAGTGCTCCTTTTAAAACAGCCGAATCTCCCTACGGAAACACCAAACAAATTGGCGAAGAAATAATCTCGGATAGTTCAAAAGTTTCCGATTTAAAAGCTATTGCATTGCGTTATTTTAACCCTATTGGTGCTCATGAAACTGCTAAAATCGGTGAATTGCCTATTGGTGTGCCACAAAATTTAATTCCCTATGTTACCCAAACCGCAGCTGGCATAAGACAAGAACTTTCTGTTTTTGGCGGAGATTATCCCACACCAGACGGCACGGCTGTTAGAGATTATATTCATGTGGTCGATTTGGCGAAAGCCCATACTGTAGCCATGAAAAGACTCTTAAATGAAGATAATAAATCTAGTTTTGAAGTGTTTAATATTGGTACAGGTAAAGGAAGTACTGTATTAGAAGTTATTCAGGCTTTTGAAAAAGTATCAAATCAAAAATTAAAATATAAAATTGTTGACCGTCGTGAAGGTGATATTACTGAAGCTTATGCCGATACTACCTTTGCTCAAAACGAGCTAAAATGGAAAGCTGAACTTAGTTTGGAAGATGCCTTAGCTTCTGCTTGGAAATGGCAGCAAACGTTAAAGTAA
- a CDS encoding Stealth CR1 domain-containing protein: protein MEIDFVVSWVDMDDPKWKEEFYKYSGKIDNTVNEMSEARFRDYGFLKYWFRGVDKFAPWVRKIHFVTCGQKPEWLDDTNPKINLVNHSDYIPNKYLPIFNSSLIEIHLHRIPDLAEHFVYFNDDFYIINKLKPERFFTNGLPNDIAAFRHNLGLSLWNKCLKNNIRVINSKFNKKEVFKRDAEKWYHPSYGSRGRLAKLLKWYPKFITLRTPHNAQPYLKETFKEVWEYAGDKLWEVSKNRFRNKKDFTQELFRTWQICQSNFMPYNTYKDTKMFPLLIKSKQAIKAVKDQSYSLVCLNDNSNVRNYEQVIKELDNSFKTILPEKSSFEL from the coding sequence ATGGAAATAGATTTTGTAGTTTCATGGGTTGATATGGACGATCCTAAGTGGAAAGAAGAGTTTTATAAATATTCTGGGAAAATTGACAATACTGTTAATGAAATGTCAGAAGCTCGTTTTAGAGATTACGGGTTTTTAAAATACTGGTTTAGAGGTGTTGATAAATTTGCTCCTTGGGTTAGAAAAATTCACTTTGTTACTTGTGGTCAAAAACCAGAATGGCTTGATGATACCAACCCTAAAATAAATCTAGTTAATCATTCTGACTACATTCCAAACAAATATCTACCTATATTTAATTCCTCTTTAATTGAAATACATTTGCATCGTATTCCAGATCTTGCTGAGCATTTTGTTTATTTTAATGATGATTTTTATATTATAAATAAATTAAAACCTGAAAGATTTTTCACGAACGGATTGCCTAATGATATTGCTGCTTTTAGACACAATTTAGGACTTAGCCTTTGGAATAAGTGTTTAAAAAATAATATTAGGGTAATTAATAGTAAATTTAACAAAAAGGAAGTATTCAAAAGAGATGCCGAAAAATGGTATCATCCAAGTTATGGTAGTAGAGGTAGATTAGCTAAGTTGTTAAAATGGTATCCAAAATTTATTACACTTCGCACACCCCATAATGCACAACCTTATTTAAAAGAAACATTTAAAGAAGTTTGGGAGTATGCAGGTGATAAATTATGGGAGGTTTCTAAAAATAGGTTTAGAAATAAAAAAGATTTTACGCAAGAGTTATTCAGAACTTGGCAAATTTGTCAATCTAATTTCATGCCATATAACACTTATAAAGACACCAAAATGTTTCCTTTATTAATTAAATCTAAACAAGCTATTAAAGCTGTTAAAGATCAATCATATTCACTTGTGTGTTTAAATGATAACTCAAATGTGCGAAATTATGAACAGGTTATAAAAGAACTTGATAATTCATTTAAAACAATATTACCTGAAAAATCATCTTTTGAGTTATAA
- a CDS encoding ATP-grasp fold amidoligase family protein, producing MKMRKFFLRILKEMNFLPPKKYVHYLYEYKTGKKLNLKNPIEFNEKIQWYKVFYHPKILNQLVDKYAVRTYVEDKIGSQFLNEIYGVYNSADEVDFDELPNQFVIKAVHSSGDNLICEDKSKLNVKKCRKLFKKWLNKNQYYRTGQEWAYKDVKPRLMAEKFMKDGDRSSLLDYKFYCFNGKAKFVEIHLDRELNHKRAFFDLDFKKLPYRYVAVEEVITEKIEKPSNFDEMILLAEDLSNKLPFVRVDFYSIHGKTIFGEMTFYPSDGRKDFYPDEYNKIIGDMFVLPEIPKGQKYITEVI from the coding sequence ATGAAAATGCGTAAATTCTTTCTAAGAATTCTAAAAGAAATGAATTTTTTACCACCAAAAAAATATGTTCATTACTTATATGAATATAAAACAGGTAAAAAACTAAATTTAAAGAATCCAATAGAGTTTAATGAAAAGATTCAATGGTATAAAGTTTTTTACCATCCTAAAATTTTGAATCAGTTAGTTGATAAATATGCTGTTAGAACTTATGTTGAAGATAAAATTGGATCACAATTTTTGAATGAGATTTATGGTGTTTATAATTCTGCTGATGAAGTTGATTTTGATGAACTTCCAAACCAATTTGTAATAAAAGCTGTTCATTCAAGTGGCGATAATTTAATTTGTGAAGATAAATCAAAACTCAATGTAAAAAAATGCCGTAAACTTTTTAAAAAATGGTTAAATAAAAATCAATATTATAGAACAGGTCAAGAATGGGCATATAAGGATGTAAAACCTAGATTGATGGCAGAGAAATTCATGAAGGATGGAGATAGAAGTTCTTTGTTGGATTACAAGTTTTATTGTTTTAACGGAAAAGCAAAGTTTGTTGAAATTCATTTAGATAGAGAGCTTAACCATAAAAGAGCTTTTTTTGACTTGGACTTTAAAAAATTACCATATAGATATGTGGCTGTTGAAGAAGTAATAACAGAAAAGATTGAAAAACCGAGTAATTTTGATGAAATGATTTTATTAGCTGAAGACCTCTCAAATAAACTTCCTTTTGTTAGGGTTGACTTTTATTCAATTCATGGGAAAACTATATTTGGTGAGATGACTTTTTACCCATCGGACGGGAGAAAAGATTTTTACCCTGATGAGTATAATAAAATTATTGGTGATATGTTTGTGTTGCCTGAAATACCTAAAGGTCAAAAATATATTACTGAAGTAATATAG
- a CDS encoding UDP-glucose dehydrogenase family protein has translation MNLTVIGTGYVGLVTGTCLSDMGNNVTCVDINEEKVRTMKNGKVPIYEPNLEELFHKNIAGNRLHFTTNLEEAIQNSTVIFLALPTPQDEDGSADLSYVEAVAHDLGKMIKDYKIIINKSTVPVGTSDIVKDIISSHTNVEFDVVSNPEFLREGYAVKDFMEPERIIIGSKSEKAKSILSKLYKPFINTKRPIIFMDERSSELTKYASNCFLATKITFMNEVANLCEIIGSDVDMVRIGMGSDSRIGNRFLYPGIGYGGSCFPKDVNALVKSSDEANYDFKILKSVLDINVKQKKSLVPKVSRYFNNYLKGKKMAIWGLAFKPNTDDIREAPAIDVINELLLQDVEITAYDPEAMSNIKRIYGDKIKYGKNAYDILEDAECLLICTEWSEFTQPSFNRMKTLLKNPIIFDGRNMFDLEAMKHNGFHYESVGRKIVEL, from the coding sequence ATGAATTTAACAGTAATAGGTACAGGTTATGTAGGTTTGGTAACAGGAACCTGCCTTTCAGATATGGGTAATAATGTCACTTGTGTTGATATAAATGAAGAAAAAGTAAGAACCATGAAGAATGGTAAGGTTCCTATTTATGAGCCTAATTTGGAAGAACTTTTTCATAAAAACATAGCGGGGAACAGATTGCATTTTACAACCAATTTAGAAGAAGCAATTCAAAACTCTACCGTGATATTCTTGGCGTTGCCTACCCCACAAGATGAAGACGGTTCTGCAGATTTGTCTTATGTAGAAGCTGTAGCCCATGATTTGGGTAAAATGATTAAAGATTATAAAATCATAATCAATAAAAGTACGGTGCCAGTAGGTACTTCAGATATAGTAAAAGATATTATTTCTAGTCATACCAATGTTGAATTTGATGTGGTTTCAAATCCAGAATTTTTACGTGAAGGCTACGCCGTAAAGGATTTTATGGAACCAGAACGAATTATTATCGGTTCAAAAAGTGAAAAAGCAAAATCAATTTTATCTAAACTCTACAAACCATTTATCAATACTAAACGTCCTATTATCTTTATGGACGAGCGTTCGTCCGAACTTACCAAATATGCTTCCAATTGTTTTTTAGCGACTAAAATTACATTTATGAACGAAGTTGCCAATCTTTGCGAAATCATAGGTTCTGATGTAGACATGGTTAGAATTGGTATGGGTTCAGATTCTAGAATTGGAAATCGTTTTTTGTATCCTGGTATCGGTTATGGTGGTTCTTGCTTTCCAAAAGATGTAAATGCATTAGTAAAATCGAGTGATGAAGCTAATTACGATTTTAAAATATTAAAATCAGTTTTAGATATTAATGTAAAACAAAAAAAATCTTTAGTACCCAAAGTATCCCGTTATTTCAATAACTATCTAAAGGGCAAAAAAATGGCCATATGGGGATTGGCATTTAAACCCAATACAGATGACATAAGAGAAGCACCTGCTATTGATGTTATTAACGAATTATTATTGCAAGATGTTGAAATTACAGCGTATGATCCGGAAGCGATGTCAAATATCAAACGCATCTATGGTGATAAAATCAAGTATGGTAAAAACGCTTATGACATTTTAGAAGATGCAGAGTGTTTGTTAATTTGTACTGAGTGGAGTGAATTTACACAACCAAGTTTCAATAGAATGAAGACCCTTTTAAAAAATCCTATAATTTTTGATGGCAGAAATATGTTTGATTTGGAAGCAATGAAACATAACGGTTTTCATTATGAGTCTGTTGGAAGAAAAATAGTGGAATTATAA
- a CDS encoding stealth family protein produces MVNNLKNNFPIDAVIAWVDGNDKAHQEKMLPFVEKRQLNLKEFRIRFNQVDEIKFTLDSILKFAPFIRHIYIVTDNQTPSFLKFESNQSKYSNISIVDHKIIFSGVEEYLPTFNSRSIETRLYKIPDLSEYFIYFNDDMFLINPVTPTDFFIDGFPVLRGKWKKLDEDKKFKTFKEKYLKKTKQGNHRKAQQKGAKIAGFKKYYKFHHTPKPLRKSTFERFFESNKDIETENIRYKFRNLHQFTPQGLVNHIEIKNKTCVLSDNLQLIYMKPFRYFLWQLKYKLNNSDNKLFLCLQSLDRCKPKKLEYILNWLAVLVKK; encoded by the coding sequence GTGGTAAATAATTTAAAAAATAACTTTCCAATTGATGCTGTCATTGCTTGGGTTGATGGAAATGATAAAGCTCATCAAGAGAAAATGTTACCTTTTGTTGAAAAAAGGCAATTAAATTTAAAAGAATTTAGAATAAGATTTAATCAAGTTGATGAGATAAAATTTACATTAGATTCAATACTAAAATTTGCACCATTTATTAGACATATATATATAGTAACAGATAATCAAACTCCATCATTTCTAAAATTTGAAAGTAATCAATCAAAATATTCAAATATTTCAATAGTAGATCATAAAATTATTTTTTCTGGAGTGGAAGAGTATTTGCCTACTTTTAATAGCAGATCGATAGAAACCCGTCTATATAAAATACCTGACTTATCAGAGTATTTTATTTATTTTAATGATGATATGTTTTTAATAAATCCAGTAACACCAACTGACTTTTTTATTGATGGTTTTCCTGTTTTAAGAGGAAAATGGAAGAAGCTTGATGAAGATAAAAAGTTTAAAACATTTAAGGAAAAGTATTTAAAGAAAACAAAGCAAGGTAATCACAGAAAGGCACAACAAAAAGGAGCTAAAATTGCAGGTTTTAAAAAATATTATAAATTTCATCACACTCCAAAACCACTTAGAAAATCAACCTTCGAAAGGTTTTTTGAATCTAACAAAGATATTGAAACTGAAAATATTAGATATAAATTTAGAAACTTACACCAATTTACACCTCAAGGCTTAGTTAATCATATAGAAATTAAGAATAAAACATGTGTATTAAGCGACAATCTTCAACTTATTTATATGAAGCCGTTTAGATATTTTTTATGGCAACTTAAATATAAGTTGAATAATTCTGATAATAAATTATTCTTATGTTTACAAAGTTTAGATCGGTGCAAACCGAAAAAATTAGAGTACATCTTAAACTGGCTTGCCGTTTTAGTTAAGAAATAA
- a CDS encoding S41 family peptidase: MKKIKQLGIIAILITVLTVSVGYKSDFFEVAKQIEIYTTLFKELNMYYIDETNPAELTETAIDNMLKELDPYTRFYDEQGVEKARINAASDNGGIGASTKIIDDKLYIAEPYEGAAADKAGLKAGDEIIKINELALSKVPAIDAISMLNGNPNSKVTLQLKRQDKTVTATITREANEFDPVPHYRMLDDQVGYISFIKFNTKASSSVKAAFEDLKTQGMTKLVLDIRGNLGGLLNEAVEITNFFVPKNEVVVTTKAKVKKWSDTYKTKREPIDLEIPIAVLIDRYSASASEIVAGSLQDLDRAVIIGERSFGKGLVQRYRKLTYGTQLKLTISKYYTPSGRCIQELDYTHKNENGEVPKFSEIKRNAFKTQNGRTVYDGGGIEPDIKLAKMKRTNATDALLKSDAIFKFATIFANENKTIESTEEFILKDSDYQNFIDFLSENKDVFKTATDGKLADVIKTAEKEGYSTSINKEYQNLISKINSEKIKELSQNKSEIKDALTNEIVRRYYYKKGEYIHKATHDKAIIEALQILKDESKYQNILK; the protein is encoded by the coding sequence ATGAAGAAGATTAAACAACTAGGAATTATCGCCATACTGATTACTGTTTTAACAGTTTCGGTAGGATATAAATCCGACTTTTTTGAAGTCGCCAAACAAATTGAAATCTACACCACATTGTTCAAAGAATTGAACATGTATTATATAGACGAAACCAATCCTGCGGAGTTGACAGAAACAGCTATTGACAATATGTTAAAGGAGCTAGATCCTTATACTCGGTTCTATGATGAACAAGGCGTGGAAAAGGCAAGAATAAATGCAGCATCTGATAATGGCGGCATTGGTGCTAGTACTAAAATAATAGATGATAAATTATATATTGCTGAACCCTATGAAGGTGCCGCAGCCGACAAAGCGGGTTTAAAAGCTGGTGATGAAATTATAAAGATTAACGAACTTGCTTTGAGTAAAGTCCCTGCAATAGATGCCATATCTATGCTTAACGGAAATCCCAATTCTAAAGTTACCTTACAATTAAAAAGGCAAGACAAAACTGTTACAGCGACTATTACAAGAGAAGCAAATGAATTTGACCCCGTACCTCACTATAGAATGCTAGATGATCAAGTAGGTTATATTTCGTTTATTAAATTTAACACCAAGGCATCTTCTAGTGTTAAAGCAGCATTTGAAGATTTAAAAACACAGGGTATGACCAAATTGGTGTTGGACATTAGAGGAAACCTAGGGGGGCTATTAAACGAAGCAGTTGAAATTACTAACTTTTTTGTGCCAAAGAATGAAGTTGTTGTAACTACTAAAGCCAAAGTAAAAAAATGGAGTGATACCTATAAAACTAAAAGAGAACCAATAGATTTAGAAATTCCTATTGCAGTTTTAATTGACCGTTATTCTGCTTCCGCTTCAGAAATTGTTGCAGGCTCATTGCAAGATTTAGACAGAGCCGTAATCATTGGTGAGCGTTCTTTTGGAAAAGGGTTAGTGCAACGATATAGAAAACTAACTTATGGAACGCAATTAAAATTGACTATATCAAAATATTATACTCCTAGTGGAAGGTGTATTCAAGAATTAGATTATACACATAAAAATGAAAATGGAGAAGTTCCTAAATTTTCAGAAATTAAGCGGAATGCTTTTAAAACTCAAAATGGCAGAACAGTTTACGATGGTGGAGGTATAGAACCCGACATTAAATTAGCTAAAATGAAAAGGACCAATGCTACTGATGCTCTATTAAAATCTGATGCTATTTTTAAATTTGCTACTATTTTTGCAAACGAAAATAAAACTATTGAAAGTACCGAAGAATTTATCCTTAAAGATTCTGATTATCAAAATTTTATTGACTTCTTGTCCGAGAATAAGGATGTTTTCAAAACGGCTACTGATGGTAAGCTAGCAGATGTTATAAAAACTGCTGAAAAGGAGGGCTATAGCACTAGTATAAACAAAGAATATCAAAACCTAATTTCAAAAATTAATAGTGAAAAAATTAAAGAATTATCACAAAATAAATCTGAAATTAAAGATGCTTTAACCAACGAAATTGTAAGACGATATTATTATAAAAAAGGAGAATATATCCATAAAGCAACTCA
- the rnpA gene encoding ribonuclease P protein component, with the protein MRHTLKKEEKLKNKRLIETLFEEGKSLSKFPLRLVYLQMEHSSNYPIQVAFSAPKRKFKKAVDRNRIKRLMREAYRKNKHLLHNGIEEKHIIMFTYTDENELKYVEIEEKLIFLLKKFLEKIKS; encoded by the coding sequence GTGAGACATACACTAAAAAAAGAAGAAAAGCTTAAAAATAAAAGGTTAATCGAAACATTATTTGAAGAAGGAAAATCCTTGTCAAAATTTCCGTTACGGTTGGTTTATCTGCAAATGGAACATTCTTCAAACTACCCAATTCAAGTTGCGTTTTCTGCTCCAAAACGCAAGTTTAAAAAAGCAGTTGACAGAAACAGAATAAAACGCTTGATGAGAGAAGCATATCGCAAAAATAAGCACCTATTGCACAATGGCATTGAAGAAAAGCATATCATTATGTTTACCTATACAGACGAAAACGAGTTAAAATACGTTGAAATAGAAGAAAAATTAATATTTTTATTAAAAAAGTTTTTAGAAAAAATCAAGTCTTGA
- the rfbB gene encoding dTDP-glucose 4,6-dehydratase — protein sequence MKNILITGGAGFIGAHVVRLFVKNYPNYHVFNLDALTYAGNLENIADISDAPNYNFVKGNIKDIDFINNLFREHKFDSVIHLAAESHVDRSITNPNDFIETNVLGTANLLNAFRDLWKDNFKGKLFYHVSTDEVYGSLGQTGLFTETTPYDPQSPYAASKAASDHVVRSFGNTYKLPYVISNCSNNYGANQFPEKLIPLFIHNIKTGKNLPVYGDGNYIRDWLFVEDHAKAIDLIFHKGKLGDTYNIGGFNEWTNLNLIKVLCEQMDTKLNQPEGTAAKLITFVKDRAGHDKRYAIDASKLNKELGWKPSVTFEEGLSKTIDWYLENEEWLNNVTSGAYKDYYKKMYE from the coding sequence ATGAAAAATATATTAATTACAGGTGGTGCTGGTTTTATTGGGGCACACGTTGTTCGATTATTTGTAAAAAATTATCCTAACTATCACGTCTTCAATTTAGATGCACTAACCTATGCTGGAAATTTAGAGAATATTGCCGATATTTCTGATGCCCCAAATTATAATTTTGTTAAAGGCAATATTAAAGATATTGATTTTATTAATAATCTGTTTAGAGAACATAAGTTTGACAGTGTAATTCACTTGGCGGCCGAAAGTCATGTGGATAGATCTATTACAAATCCTAACGATTTTATTGAAACAAATGTGTTGGGTACGGCTAATTTGTTAAACGCTTTTCGCGATTTGTGGAAAGACAATTTTAAAGGTAAGCTGTTTTATCACGTTTCCACGGATGAAGTTTACGGTTCGTTAGGACAAACAGGATTGTTTACAGAAACTACACCTTATGATCCACAATCACCGTATGCTGCATCAAAAGCGGCTTCAGACCATGTGGTTAGATCTTTTGGTAACACCTACAAACTACCTTATGTAATAAGCAATTGCTCTAATAATTATGGGGCAAACCAATTTCCCGAGAAGTTAATTCCTTTATTTATTCACAATATTAAAACAGGTAAAAATTTGCCCGTTTATGGAGATGGGAATTATATCAGAGATTGGCTTTTTGTAGAAGATCATGCAAAAGCGATAGATTTAATTTTTCATAAAGGTAAATTGGGTGACACCTATAATATCGGTGGGTTTAACGAGTGGACAAACCTCAACTTAATTAAGGTTTTATGTGAGCAAATGGACACAAAATTGAATCAACCAGAAGGCACTGCCGCAAAATTGATTACTTTTGTAAAAGATAGAGCTGGGCACGATAAACGCTACGCTATTGATGCATCAAAACTTAATAAAGAATTAGGGTGGAAACCTTCGGTTACTTTTGAAGAAGGTTTGTCTAAAACTATTGATTGGTATTTAGAAAATGAAGAGTGGTTAAATAATGTTACTTCAGGTGCTTATAAAGATTATTACAAAAAAATGTATGAGTAA
- a CDS encoding DegT/DnrJ/EryC1/StrS family aminotransferase, with protein sequence MKPIQMVDLKSQYQKIKGEIDSSIQNVIDNTSFINGPQVKQFQKDLENYLDVKHVIPCGNGTDALQIAMMGLGLEQGDEVITADFTFAATVEVIALLKLTPVLVDVEADTFNIDIEALKNAITPKTKAIIPVHLFGQCANMEAVLEVAKEHNLYVIEDNAQAIGADYTFANGTSKKAGTIGNVGTTSFFPSKNLGCYGDGGAIFTNDDGLAHKLRGIVNHGMYKRYYHDEVGVNSRLDSLQAVVLSAKLPHLDAYCNARRKAAEYYNEALSKSDKIITPITSSFTTHVFHQYTLRLIDVDRDALHKHLIDNNIPCAIYYPVPLHSQKAYVDKRYNESDFPITNQLVKSVISLPMHTELEEEQQEFITRTILNFINK encoded by the coding sequence ATGAAACCAATTCAAATGGTTGACTTAAAGAGTCAATATCAAAAAATAAAAGGTGAAATTGATTCATCCATTCAAAATGTAATTGATAACACATCTTTTATCAACGGTCCTCAAGTAAAACAATTCCAAAAAGACTTAGAAAATTATTTAGACGTTAAGCATGTAATTCCGTGTGGCAACGGTACCGATGCTTTGCAAATTGCCATGATGGGTTTAGGACTTGAGCAAGGTGACGAAGTTATTACGGCCGACTTTACTTTTGCAGCCACCGTTGAAGTAATTGCCTTGTTGAAACTTACACCTGTGTTGGTTGATGTTGAAGCGGATACGTTTAATATAGATATTGAAGCATTGAAGAATGCTATTACTCCAAAAACTAAAGCTATTATACCTGTACATTTATTTGGACAATGTGCTAATATGGAGGCTGTTTTGGAGGTTGCTAAGGAGCACAACCTTTATGTTATTGAGGACAATGCACAAGCTATTGGTGCAGATTATACTTTTGCAAATGGTACATCAAAAAAAGCTGGAACAATAGGTAATGTTGGTACAACATCTTTTTTTCCTTCAAAAAATTTAGGTTGTTATGGAGATGGTGGAGCAATTTTTACTAATGATGATGGTTTAGCACATAAATTACGAGGAATCGTCAATCACGGAATGTACAAACGCTATTATCATGATGAGGTTGGTGTGAATTCAAGATTGGATAGTCTTCAAGCAGTTGTATTAAGTGCAAAACTTCCTCATTTAGATGCCTATTGTAACGCCAGAAGAAAAGCTGCTGAATATTATAATGAAGCCCTATCCAAATCCGATAAGATCATAACCCCAATTACAAGTAGTTTTACCACACATGTATTCCATCAATATACATTGAGGCTAATTGATGTTGACAGAGATGCACTGCACAAACATTTAATTGACAACAACATACCATGTGCAATTTATTATCCCGTTCCGTTGCACAGTCAAAAAGCATATGTTGATAAACGCTATAACGAATCGGATTTCCCCATAACCAATCAGTTGGTAAAATCAGTGATTTCTTTACCGATGCACACTGAGTTGGAAGAAGAACAGCAAGAGTTTATCACTAGAACAATATTGAATTTTATAAATAAATAA
- a CDS encoding acyl-CoA dehydrogenase family protein, giving the protein MSQDLFQAPDYYQLDDLLEDEHKLVRDAAREWVKREVSPIIEEYAQKAEFPEQIINGLAEIGAFGPYIPEEYGGAGLDQISYGLIMQEIERGDSGVRSTASVQSSLVMYPIWKYGTEEQCKKYLPKLASGEFMGCFGLTEPDHGSNPSGMVTNFKDKGDHYLLNGAKMWISNAPFAGIAVVWAKDETGRIHGLIVERGMEGFTTPETHNKWSLRASATGELIFDNVKVPKENILPKKSGLGAPLGCLDSARYGIAWGAIGAAMDCYDTALRYSKERMQFGKPIGAFQLQQKKLAEMITEITKAQLLAWRLGVLRNEGKATSAQISMAKRNNVHMALKITRQARQMLGGMGITGEYSIMRHMMNLESVITYEGTHDIHLLITGLDVTGLNAFK; this is encoded by the coding sequence ATGTCACAAGATTTATTTCAAGCTCCCGATTATTACCAATTGGACGATTTATTAGAAGATGAGCATAAATTAGTAAGAGATGCTGCTAGGGAATGGGTAAAACGAGAGGTTTCTCCGATTATTGAAGAATATGCACAAAAAGCTGAATTCCCAGAACAAATTATTAATGGATTGGCAGAAATAGGTGCTTTTGGCCCTTATATTCCCGAAGAATACGGAGGTGCAGGCTTAGATCAGATCTCTTATGGACTAATAATGCAAGAAATTGAACGAGGTGATTCTGGAGTACGTTCTACCGCGTCGGTACAATCATCATTAGTGATGTACCCTATCTGGAAATATGGCACTGAAGAACAATGCAAAAAATACCTACCAAAATTAGCTTCAGGTGAATTTATGGGTTGTTTTGGACTGACCGAGCCTGATCATGGCTCAAACCCATCAGGAATGGTAACCAATTTTAAAGATAAAGGAGATCATTATCTATTAAACGGTGCTAAAATGTGGATTTCCAATGCTCCATTTGCAGGTATAGCAGTAGTTTGGGCTAAAGATGAAACGGGAAGAATTCATGGACTTATTGTTGAGCGTGGCATGGAAGGCTTCACAACACCAGAAACACATAATAAATGGTCACTACGAGCTTCAGCAACGGGCGAATTGATTTTTGATAACGTGAAAGTGCCAAAAGAAAATATATTGCCAAAAAAATCGGGCCTTGGTGCTCCTTTAGGGTGTCTAGATTCTGCTAGATATGGTATTGCTTGGGGAGCTATAGGTGCAGCTATGGATTGTTATGATACTGCTTTAAGATATTCAAAAGAACGTATGCAGTTTGGTAAACCTATTGGTGCATTTCAATTACAACAAAAAAAATTGGCCGAAATGATTACCGAAATTACCAAAGCACAATTATTGGCTTGGCGACTGGGTGTATTGCGTAATGAAGGTAAAGCCACATCTGCCCAAATATCTATGGCAAAACGGAATAATGTTCATATGGCTTTGAAAATTACCAGACAAGCAAGACAAATGTTGGGCGGTATGGGCATTACTGGAGAATATTCTATTATGCGGCATATGATGAATCTGGAATCGGTAATAACCTATGAAGGCACACATGATATCCATTTACTTATTACCGGTCTGGATGTAACAGGATTGAATGCTTTCAAATAA